GAGCAAAACTGGTAAATAAGTCAACCACTGTGCAACTTTAGTATGGCAGAAATCAACAGATTCTTCATTTTCCAAGTCAGACAATTTTCCTTCTTTAAATATTGTATCATATAGCAGAAacgttttttaaaataaatgaggcaATTCATTTTTAGCAGAAACTGCGGTAGGATACTTGGATGTTGAAGACAAACTTGAGACAAACTGCTTTGCATGCTGCTACAAACCTGAAGCTGAGCTGCATTGTTGGAAAACGTGGGACAAAATAAACTTTGCATTAATGTCTTAACTGTATGAGGAAGcagtaaaagttaaaaagtgTAAGGGGGATGCACAGAGATTATAGGAAAAGCATGATGGATGTAAAAGATCCAGTCACCCAAAGTTTTAAATTGTGTGACTTTGATAGATGTGGGAAACAGAGACTCAATCAAGCATGTCCATTTTCGGTTCTCGACTGAAAGTCCTGGTCTTACTTATCTTAGGAGTTAATAATACAGATGCTTGTGACTCACTCACTCTAGTGCGTCTTTTGTTGGCTTCCAGTGTCACATTAAGTGTATTCATATTTTCTATGTTTAAAGGGCAATGTATCTGTGAAGTGAGAAGAACttgaaatgaagagaaagttaatttttttttcctgaaactGTGCATGAGgtcaacaataaaaacatctggaaaaataaacaaatgaaaagaaaaagaaaaactgcacaaaacttaaactgtgaaaaataaaacactcatgTGCAAAAGTACAATAATAAAGCTTGTATATAAGTGTATAAATGAACAGTTAAAAGTGAGTGGATGTGAAGATTTCTCCCATTAGCTTGTACTGTAACTAAACTTCAAACTAactaaaatattttgaaaagtCCATGTGGTGTTTTAGAGTTGAATAAAACCATTGAGGTATTAACATTATGGAAGGGTCTAATGTCTGAATTGAGTTTTTAACTGAGCTTAAGAATTAAATGATGGTTTCTATCTATAGAAATTGCAGAAGGACTCAATTGCTGGGAAAGTGAACACATAGTTAAAGCAACTAAGATGATTTAACTGGCAGCTTAAACTTCATTGtttgatgaaaaaataaagaatttctGTAGCTGAACATGTAGTGGTTTTACATAATAACCTGAGttaatcaaaaactaaaaacattttcacaattaTGGTAAAATAATATTCTTATAAGGcctatgattttttttgttaatacaAATCAAATGGAAACAAACCCACATTTTCATCAAGTAAAAAggacacaaattaaaaaattatttccCAAAAAACTGTGagcatggaaaaaaaacttttgttgTTCTCATTGCCGTTTCCTCTGTCAAAAAAAAATGTCACGAGACAAGCTGTCTTAGATTGTTCTGTGTGTCCTTAACACCCCACTTATAAGCTGTCCAGTAAGGATGTAAAGATCcacaaaaaagtttttaatatttGCCTAAAGTTACCGTATCCTGGTGAAGAGATTTAATACTGATACAGATTCCTGAAACACAAGGCAAATAAATTTGGTTAAATATTGTGCACATATgaggaaatgacagaaaaccTTTCCCAACAAGTGTTTTCTTACCTTTGTTGAACGTGTTTTACTAAATACGTTCCAGAAGCGTAGGGTCTCATCTCCAGCACCTGTCACAATTGCCTCACCATCTGGGGACATTGCCTAATATATAAAGGAATATGATTTCTTAATTGGAGCTTTtccattaacattaacatgacAAACAGCAATATCACATTTGAAAGATAACACATACTGACCAAGTAGAGAACTCTGTAGCTGTGTCCTGTGAGCTTGGCCACTTGAGTGAGAGCTGGATATTTCCACACTAAGATTTGGTTCTGAGAGTAACCATGAGTGCTCACCTGGAAGAAGACGCAGAGTTCTAATTTAAACTGACCCTTGTGTAATTCACTATTACCAAATTCTAACAAGgtgtgttacacacacatatgaaaatATCTGCTCATTGATGGCCCTGCTTGTTGACAGTTTCAATAATGcacattttacattgtgtgctaaagatacagtacataatagAAAAGGTACAGTACATTTTCTGACTATTAAATATGGAATGCAAGCACATGGAATTCATTCAATGTCTTCATTCTGAGGATCACTATCACTAGATACTGTAGATGTTACCAATTAGTTTAACCACAATTTCTTGAATTGTTCCAATGTATTACAATGAACATGGATATACAGTGCTTTTAAAACTATTGCCACGTGGATTTGTTTGCTTATTCTTTTAATTAGCAATTAACTACAGTTAATATAGTATTATGAATATGCATTGTCAGTGAATAAGGCTAATTAATAGATAAAGTAATGTCAATCTTTGTAAccaataaaaagagagagagaattaataaaaaactgtaTGCATGTATTTGTCCAATTTACTAAACTGCTCCTAAATCATTGACACCAACTTTGTAATGATCACTATGTGAATGCTTCAAAATTTGTCATATCACTAATTATCTTCAATTCATTGAAGGCAGCAATTATATTGTGCATCTCGGGCCACTCACCAGTTCATTAGCATGTTTGGACCAAGCTAGGTTGCAGACCTGAGAACCAGTGTCCATACACTGCAGCGGctgtgatgtcagtgtgttCCAAAATCGAATACAACGGTCTGCAGTTCCACCTCCAGAGGCCAGAAGGCCATGCTGGTGAGGAGACCAGGCAATGGCTTTGACTGCAGCCAAGTGGTCCATGTATGTCTGCACTGGGCTCAGTGAGGAGTGGTTCCAAACGAGCAGCTGAGACAACAAATTGTTCCTTCATCAGTGAACACAATGAGTAAATGCAGACAGAAGGgggtttaataaaaataaatgtacctTGTTGTCATTGCCACCAGAAGCGAGCAGCTGATGGTCAGTGCTCCATTTTAAGCcacacacttcctgtctgtgtcccTGCAGCCGTCTCTCTGACTGCAGTGAAGGTGTCCTCACGTCTCTTTGAAGAATCATACGATCACGACTTCCTGAAGACAACTGGTCTGCATTCCACGCTAGTGCTCCTGTAGACAGAGTATAAGTTAATTCATGCTTACTTACTACTAAAATGCACAATTGTAACATCTTTTTGAAATTAGAAATCTCAAGCTTATTATTAACTCAATCGCACTTATGTCCAGTCGTCTTGATTCTTGTTAACCTACTTTATAACTAATGTCACAGTTTAACAGGAAACGTTCTCACCAACTCTCGCAGTGTGTCCTtccaaagaaaagatttttttgcCAGCACCAGCATCCCAGATCTGAACATAGCCTTTGTGAGTCCCCACTGCCACCAGGTTACCCTAAAAAtatgaggattttttttaaataacaactaCAGCTGAACCAAATATTCCCAATTACAATTTTGGAGGCATGATATACTTACCCTTTCAGACCACCcaactgatgtgacagagtctcCCTCCACTGACAGATCACACAACCTTGTTACCTAATGAAAAGATAATTTCATCAGTAAGTCATTGGTATTTACAAGAAAAGTAGTTATAAAAAGTTTAAAGCTGTGTTCTCAAAAATTCCCCAAAATTAAGGAAATACCTGGCTGGTGCAGGCACTCCATAAGTAAACACATGTACCCAGCCCGACACTGAGCACGTTGAGAGAAGACCAGTCCACTAAGTTTAGGTAAAAGTCATCCTGTAGCTCTGGAGCATCCAGGACTTTAAAGGGGATCTTTGAGATCTTGCGAGTTGGCTTCCTTGGTGATCGTAACAATTTCTGactgcaacaataaaaaagtaaagattATTTGCATGTGACCAACATAAAGATGAGTGCTAGACTTTTGTACTTCTACCTTTTGTTGCTAACAGGTGATAGAGAGTAGGGGGAGATGTTGGTGCCATCATCTAGAGACAAACTTTTGGTACCTAGTAAATACTGTGAAGAACACAAGTAGAAACCATCATATCTACCAGCTTTATTgaaacagtataaaataaagtttttttgttgccCACAGTTGTAAGAGCAAGTCGTATGTCTCAGTTCTGAAATAAGTGTACTATATAATTCAGTATTGGGGAGTTTGAGATTAATTTATACATACAGTGAAGAGACTCCTCCTGGTTGGCTGTAGACGTCTGTCTTCTGTCTGAGGGTCCTTGATCTTTTCTATTCCTGCTCCTAGCAGCTCATTTTCCAACAAAGCAGAGTAGGCCAGCCCATCAGCTACATGCACAAAAGTATAATTTATATGTGAGCTTGAAACTGAAAAGTgcataaaataaagtaatagaATAGACTAAACAACATACCTTTGTTATTATCTGAGGAGGCATCCTTTGGTTTTCTATTGTGACTGGGTGACTTCTCATTTTCCTAAATCAAAATCATAAACATATTATGATTGATCTGAGACACAAACTGCTGTGATGTAACACATAAAATCTGTCAACACTATTTGTCTCTTACAAGTGGAAGTCACATTCTTTACACACAATGCATTCATACATTAATCCTATGAAAGTTGATATTCCAGTTGGCTCCAGCTCTGGTTGGAATGTATCTGTCTCCAAGCTTATTGGGTGAGAATAACCGCGAACCAGTGGACATTCGACTGTGCAGACTCTGTGTCAggttttggaaaacaaaaagtacaaaataactAATTATATTTCAGTGTATTCACTTTTTAACAGttactaaaaacaacagaaaaacaaaaaacactgacaatgagaaaagagagacgGGACTCACAACAAGACCCACgttgtcattttcattctttatttggCGAAGGAGGCGATGTTCATATCCTGGATCCATCCTATGCTAAAATCCAGATCCCAGGCCATAGGCTGGGAGAATGAAGACCTGATCAATACAAGACAGAGAGTTTATGTGCTGCATTgtcagatctgtgtgtgtgatatataAAGTCCTGTATCACAGCATAACGAATATGTCATGCTATATTATGCTATCAATTGGGATTTGCTATATTattctataataatatatattatgatTCAGGATCTGGTAGGGGATTACAAACTATAATTAAAGTTCTTGACCTTCCTTCCCCTTGGGTACTGGTTCTGTACCCAGTGATGTTTGCTTTTTGCCTTTGTGTCTAAGTTGGTATCATCTCTGTGGATGTATGTATGCATgctatatgtatgtatattgaCATATACAACCCATATATGGCATTTAtgtattgtttatatttgtacatttgtctGACAGTCTGTCCAAAACACTTCTACATATCTTTATTGTACTGTTTGTGTTAATCtaataaattcatgtttaacGTGTTTAACATGTTATCGTAGCTGTATTCTGGAAGGTATCATATAATGAAGGTTTCATGAAGTCAGCAAATACTGTGACATAACAGTAATATATCCTGTCTTGCAGAGTAAAATTCAATAACTTAATGATGAAACCTAAACATCAAATTATGATAGATCATACAAATGAAGGGCATCGTAAAAAACCcataataatatcaatatagTGTCATGTTCATCCTCATGTTTGTAAGAAATACAGAAGTGCCAGCTAATGTTAACTAGCATTAGCTAACTTAGCTAGTGGCTAACTACATCATATCTCTAATAGACAGCATACATACAACAACCAGCCAGTCTCAGAGCACCACACCCCGACGCCTAACACCGGGAACAGCACTCGGCGGAGATAAGAGCTGAATTTGGGCGATAAATTAAAAGTTATTCACGCTAACTGTTAATTCAGTTTAGCTAACTGAGGTAAGTGTTAGATTGCATTGTGGGATTTCTTTTGTGACGTATGAGTCTCAAATCAAAACACGGAAATGCTGCATTCGTTGTTGCCGGTAAGTTTCCCTGAGTGCGGAAGTAGGAACGGGGCGGGGTCACATGACACTTTATACATATGGTGAGTGTCCACTCTGAAACAGTAGTGgagctgtgatttatttattaataaggAAGAAAAATAGTAATAAGACTGTTTTAGCGCAGTCTGAAACACTAGGCAACAGTTCTGACACCAGAATATTTGGgcaatatatgtatttatttatgttatgttttttctttgaactACCATActctgttatttgtttttttttttaatttcttacaCATTTGTTGATTTATTAGCCAAACATCATATTttttgatgtactgtatgcaaaTCTTATCTAAATAATGCTGTTTAGACATTTTCTCTGATTTAATTTCCCCCTTGTCATTTATTCATGCAGGCTATTTATTTGCCTAAAGTTTAAGTGATTGccattttgtgtgtatttctctatatttcttttatcttttaaatgtaatatttttcaatgctttcatttgtttattgaaactgtgaaataaaggGTCAAATGGAGTGAGAGAGGTCCTTGTCCTGTTTTCACACATAGAGGGCGTAATAGTTCTATTTTCAACATCCCCAGACATGGCGTAACCTATTCTTGGTTTCCGGATGTCTTGGTTTTCTTAGCCCTTCTTATATTTGAATTACCtagtgtttaaagttttttgtttttactgctctgtGCAGTAGTTTTACAGTTAATGTTCACAGTACTCCATAGGCAACAGTGAACAACTTCTGTCTTTATCCCAGTGGCTCACCTTTGTGTATGAAGTGTGAAATGATTGTttacattaatttaacaaattttAAACAGTAAGAATTCTACTAAGGTTCGAAACATCTTTTCCAAATGAGATCTGGcagtaaa
This genomic window from Anabas testudineus chromosome 4, fAnaTes1.2, whole genome shotgun sequence contains:
- the LOC113152829 gene encoding fizzy-related protein homolog isoform X3, with amino-acid sequence MDPGYEHRLLRQIKNENDNSLHSRMSTGSRLFSPNKLGDRYIPTRAGANWNINFHRINENEKSPSHNRKPKDASSDNNKADGLAYSALLENELLGAGIEKIKDPQTEDRRLQPTRRSLFTYLLGTKSLSLDDGTNISPYSLSPVSNKSQKLLRSPRKPTRKISKIPFKVLDAPELQDDFYLNLVDWSSLNVLSVGLGTCVYLWSACTSQVTRLCDLSVEGDSVTSVGWSERGNLVAVGTHKGYVQIWDAGAGKKIFSLEGHTARVGALAWNADQLSSGSRDRMILQRDVRTPSLQSERRLQGHRQEVCGLKWSTDHQLLASGGNDNKLLVWNHSSLSPVQTYMDHLAAVKAIAWSPHQHGLLASGGGTADRCIRFWNTLTSQPLQCMDTGSQVCNLAWSKHANELVSTHGYSQNQILVWKYPALTQVAKLTGHSYRVLYLAMSPDGEAIVTGAGDETLRFWNVFSKTRSTKESVSVLNLFTRIR
- the LOC113152829 gene encoding fizzy-related protein homolog isoform X2 gives rise to the protein MDPGYEHRLLRQIKNENDNVGLVSLHSRMSTGSRLFSPNKLGDRYIPTRAGANWNINFHRINENEKSPSHNRKPKDASSDNNKDGLAYSALLENELLGAGIEKIKDPQTEDRRLQPTRRSLFTYLLGTKSLSLDDGTNISPYSLSPVSNKSQKLLRSPRKPTRKISKIPFKVLDAPELQDDFYLNLVDWSSLNVLSVGLGTCVYLWSACTSQVTRLCDLSVEGDSVTSVGWSERGNLVAVGTHKGYVQIWDAGAGKKIFSLEGHTARVGALAWNADQLSSGSRDRMILQRDVRTPSLQSERRLQGHRQEVCGLKWSTDHQLLASGGNDNKLLVWNHSSLSPVQTYMDHLAAVKAIAWSPHQHGLLASGGGTADRCIRFWNTLTSQPLQCMDTGSQVCNLAWSKHANELVSTHGYSQNQILVWKYPALTQVAKLTGHSYRVLYLAMSPDGEAIVTGAGDETLRFWNVFSKTRSTKESVSVLNLFTRIR
- the LOC113152829 gene encoding fizzy-related protein homolog isoform X1, giving the protein MDPGYEHRLLRQIKNENDNVGLVSLHSRMSTGSRLFSPNKLGDRYIPTRAGANWNINFHRINENEKSPSHNRKPKDASSDNNKADGLAYSALLENELLGAGIEKIKDPQTEDRRLQPTRRSLFTYLLGTKSLSLDDGTNISPYSLSPVSNKSQKLLRSPRKPTRKISKIPFKVLDAPELQDDFYLNLVDWSSLNVLSVGLGTCVYLWSACTSQVTRLCDLSVEGDSVTSVGWSERGNLVAVGTHKGYVQIWDAGAGKKIFSLEGHTARVGALAWNADQLSSGSRDRMILQRDVRTPSLQSERRLQGHRQEVCGLKWSTDHQLLASGGNDNKLLVWNHSSLSPVQTYMDHLAAVKAIAWSPHQHGLLASGGGTADRCIRFWNTLTSQPLQCMDTGSQVCNLAWSKHANELVSTHGYSQNQILVWKYPALTQVAKLTGHSYRVLYLAMSPDGEAIVTGAGDETLRFWNVFSKTRSTKESVSVLNLFTRIR